A genomic window from Sebastes fasciatus isolate fSebFas1 chromosome 7, fSebFas1.pri, whole genome shotgun sequence includes:
- the fxyd6 gene encoding FXYD domain-containing ion transport regulator 6 isoform X1 yields MRRSDVDIQVYFVMETILLFLSSLLVCVAAVADPSAQDGEKKVVNPFVYDYESLRIGGLALAVVLFTMGILLILSRRCRCSINQKPRAPGDEEAQEENLIVSKAAVAAKETPAEN; encoded by the exons TTGTCATGGAAACTATTTTGCTCTTCCTCTCTTCACTCCTGGTGTGTGTGGCTG CTGTAGCCGACCCCAGTGCGCAGG ATggcgagaaaaaagttgtaaaccCATTTGTTTATG ACTATGAGAGCCTGAGGATTGGGGGATTGGCCTTGGCCGTGGTGCTGTTCACAATGGGCATTCTTCTCATCCTTA GTCGACGATGCCGCTGCAGTATCAACCAGAAGCCCAG GGCCCCCGGAGACGAGGAGGCGCAGGAAGAGAACCTGATTGTCTCCAAGG CTGCGGTGGCTGCCAAAGAGACTCCAGCAGAGAACTGA
- the fxyd6 gene encoding FXYD domain-containing ion transport regulator 6 isoform X2, which produces METILLFLSSLLVCVAAVADPSAQDGEKKVVNPFVYDYESLRIGGLALAVVLFTMGILLILSRRCRCSINQKPRAPGDEEAQEENLIVSKAAVAAKETPAEN; this is translated from the exons ATGGAAACTATTTTGCTCTTCCTCTCTTCACTCCTGGTGTGTGTGGCTG CTGTAGCCGACCCCAGTGCGCAGG ATggcgagaaaaaagttgtaaaccCATTTGTTTATG ACTATGAGAGCCTGAGGATTGGGGGATTGGCCTTGGCCGTGGTGCTGTTCACAATGGGCATTCTTCTCATCCTTA GTCGACGATGCCGCTGCAGTATCAACCAGAAGCCCAG GGCCCCCGGAGACGAGGAGGCGCAGGAAGAGAACCTGATTGTCTCCAAGG CTGCGGTGGCTGCCAAAGAGACTCCAGCAGAGAACTGA